A window of the bacterium genome harbors these coding sequences:
- a CDS encoding peptidyl-prolyl cis-trans isomerase: MHRPLMLLIAALFVLAGCGGDEGDEGVIATVQGERITQEEAWELMGADPGTPIPDEVVGRLITRRLVLREALDLGITVPDEKVERIYEALAANDEVILAGGPAARMREQKLRDKVREDLLYEAVVGQEVLDRIKITEAEIAAYYREHVDELGGRPLRFYQIVTKDRESADAVLARLDAGEDFEELARSLSIAPEGPAGGLVEVQGSEDLPGVLATALEGLKVGEIGGPVETDYGFHLLLIRDEPEEKTVPPLALVRDRIHDILFDEKSASEREKWLAGLWAKAEETIWRAPRQEPEG; this comes from the coding sequence GTGCACCGCCCGCTCATGCTTTTAATCGCCGCCCTGTTCGTCCTCGCCGGTTGCGGCGGGGATGAGGGCGACGAGGGCGTCATCGCCACCGTCCAGGGGGAGAGGATTACCCAAGAGGAGGCCTGGGAGCTGATGGGGGCCGATCCGGGCACGCCGATCCCCGATGAGGTGGTGGGCCGCCTGATAACGCGCCGCCTGGTGCTCCGGGAGGCCCTGGACCTGGGCATCACCGTCCCCGACGAGAAGGTGGAGCGCATCTACGAGGCCCTGGCGGCCAACGACGAGGTCATCCTCGCCGGCGGTCCGGCGGCCCGGATGCGGGAACAGAAGCTCCGCGACAAGGTCCGCGAGGATCTCCTCTACGAGGCCGTGGTCGGCCAGGAGGTCCTGGATCGGATTAAAATCACCGAGGCGGAGATAGCCGCGTACTACCGGGAGCACGTCGACGAGCTCGGCGGCCGACCGCTCCGGTTCTACCAGATTGTGACCAAGGACCGCGAGAGCGCCGACGCGGTCCTCGCCCGTCTCGATGCGGGGGAGGACTTCGAGGAGCTGGCCCGTTCGCTCTCCATCGCGCCCGAGGGCCCCGCGGGAGGGCTGGTCGAGGTGCAGGGCTCCGAGGATCTGCCGGGAGTCCTGGCGACGGCACTCGAAGGCCTGAAGGTCGGCGAAATCGGAGGGCCGGTGGAGACCGACTACGGCTTCCACCTGCTTTTAATCCGGGATGAGCCGGAAGAAAAGACGGTTCCGCCGCTGGCCCTCGTCCGTGACCGGATCCACGACATCCTGTTCGACGAGAAAAGCGCTTCGGAGCGCGAGAAGTGGCTCGCGGGCCTGTGGGCCAAGGCCGAGGAGACCATCTGGCGTGCCCCTCGCCAGGAGCCGGAAGGGTAA